From Chloroflexota bacterium:
GTGACCTACGCGACCTGCCCCCAGGGCGCCGACCACACCGCGGGCCTGACCATCCGCGCCAAAGTCGACCACCTCAACCCCGAAGGCCAGGCGAAACTTTCTCGCGGGGTGCAAATCAGCATGGCCGGCTACGACACTTTGGGCGTGTGCATCTTCGCAGGCTTCGGCTTTGCCGCCGCGCCGAAAGACACCATCGCCCGCCTGCTGCGCGCCCGCTACGGTTGGGAGGATGTTGGTGAAGATATCCTCGCCGAGCTGGGCAAGGAAACCATCACCTTAGAGCGGGAATTCAACCGCCGGGCGGGCTTCACGGCAGCCGACGACCGCCTGCCGGAATGGATGACACGAGAACCTGTGCCCCCTACCGGTGCGGTTTTCGATGTGCCTGAAGAAGACCTCGACACCATCTTCGACTGGTAAGCCCTGCGCCCCTGCCGTGTGAAAGCAGGGGCGTTTGCGTTCAGGCCCCCCGAGGGCCCGACAGGTTTTAGTGCATAATCAACCCAGATGTTGGGTTTAGGCTCTTCGGCAATGCCCAGTCGCCTGGCTTAATCTCTCCCTACCCCCGCTACGGCGAGGCCTCGCTTGGCCTTCGACTTCGCTCAGGCCAGGCGCTCGGCTCATCGGGGGATGGGTGAGATCTTGCCACAAAGAGGGCGGATGGCGCCTTCCGTAATGACCAAAATCTTGTTTGAGAATGCATCAGGAAACCCTCAAGTCCTCAATACCAAACAGGCTATACGAAGCCCGGAGGTGCAACCATGACCCACCGCCAAACCAAACCCTGGCTGCTCTGGCTGCTGTGGACGCTGGCCGGCGCGGGCCTTTTGTTCTTCGTGGTGCTGGACGAAGGCACCACAATGCACCCCCTCACCTGGCTGGCCCTGATGCTCGGCATGGCGCCCCTCATCGGCGCCCAACTCGCGCTGGGGGCCCCAAAGGCAGCCGCCGCGGTGCAGACCTGGCTGGACGACCACCCACGAGCCTGGCTGGTAGCCGTGGGGGTGTTGAGTGGCTTCTACCTGCTCACCGGCCTGCTCACTCTGCACTTCGACCCCTACGCCACCGCCATCTTCATCGTCGGGCTGCTGGCCGCGTTTGGCACCCTGCGGGAAATCCAGCACGGGCGGCGCGGGCTGACGTGGGCCGACATCGCAGTCTGGCTGCTGCTGTGGATTCCCTTTGACCTGCGCTGGAATTACGACCTGTGGTTCGGCCCCAAGGGTTTTGCCTACAACTGGTGGGCTGTGCTGCTCACCGTGGTGGCGGTCATTGGATGGTATGGCCTGCGCGGCCTGCCCGACTTTGGCTACCGCCTCACCCCGCGCTGGAAAGATCTCGGCATCGCCCTGGTGGCCACCGCGGTGTTTGCGGTCATCGTCATTCCGCTGGGGCTGGCCATTGATTTCCTTTCCTTCCCGCCTTCGCACACCCCTACCCTGCTGGGCATCGCGGCGCACTTCGTCGGCCTGTTCCTCACCGTGGCGCTGCCTGAGGAAATCTTCTTTCGCGGCATCCTGCTTCACGGCCTCGACCAGATGAGCAACCGCCGCGGATGGACGCTCTTCCTGTCCTCGGTCGCCTTTGGCCTGATGCACTGGAACAACGCCGCCGCGCTGGGCACCAAAGTGGCCTATGTTGCCCTGGCGACCCTCGCGGGCGCCTTCTACGGCTGGGCCTACCGCAAAAGCGAGAACAACCTGCTTGCCGCGGTGCTTTCCCACACCTTCGTGGACTTGCTTTGGAGCGTGTTGTTCAGCTAACTCGCGGCGTGCTGGAAACCGCAGCCTGAAAACATGCGAAGGGAAAGAGACAAACTTGCCGCTCGCGGCTGATCCAACACAGCAGTCCCACCTTCACAATCCCGCCCAAAAGCCGCGCAAAAGGTTGACAAATCGCGCCTTTAGGGTAAAATTTTCCCGCACGCCGAAGTGGCGGAATTGGCAGACGCGCTGCGTTCAGGGCGCAGTGGGCCTTGCGCCCATGTGGGTTCGACTCCCACCTTCGGCATCGCCCACCCTCCCCGGGGTGGGCTTTCCCTTTTTGCGGTATAATGGGGCGGCATTCCGCTCAAATAGAGGTGAGAGATGCAACGAAAAACATGGCTTTTAGGTGCAGCCGTTGCCGGGGGAAGCCTGGTCATTGGCATCGTCGTAGGCGTTTTCCTCATGAAAGTATGGACTCGTCCGTTGGCGCCCAGCCTTCCGACGTTGGTGCCCAC
This genomic window contains:
- a CDS encoding CPBP family intramembrane metalloprotease, whose protein sequence is MTHRQTKPWLLWLLWTLAGAGLLFFVVLDEGTTMHPLTWLALMLGMAPLIGAQLALGAPKAAAAVQTWLDDHPRAWLVAVGVLSGFYLLTGLLTLHFDPYATAIFIVGLLAAFGTLREIQHGRRGLTWADIAVWLLLWIPFDLRWNYDLWFGPKGFAYNWWAVLLTVVAVIGWYGLRGLPDFGYRLTPRWKDLGIALVATAVFAVIVIPLGLAIDFLSFPPSHTPTLLGIAAHFVGLFLTVALPEEIFFRGILLHGLDQMSNRRGWTLFLSSVAFGLMHWNNAAALGTKVAYVALATLAGAFYGWAYRKSENNLLAAVLSHTFVDLLWSVLFS